From Calditrichota bacterium, one genomic window encodes:
- a CDS encoding tetratricopeptide repeat protein — translation MFFSKIRQLFTLLILVPIITNAQSLREKVNKGNEHYSQSEYELAINKYKDALLDDPLNERILFNEADALYKMEKYDEALEGFQKILGSKDLNLASQAHFNIGNVHFKQEKLTESIYAYKKALELNSSDYDAKYNLELARAKLKEQSEKQEQKNDEKQENIEPSDYAKKIKEQAEALASQGLFKQALSLMNRELKNDPTIAAFKKFSERLQNVVDIDEGV, via the coding sequence ATGTTTTTTTCAAAGATAAGACAATTGTTCACATTGCTGATTTTAGTTCCAATTATTACAAATGCTCAAAGCCTTCGTGAAAAGGTAAATAAAGGAAATGAGCATTACAGCCAATCTGAATATGAGCTTGCAATTAATAAATATAAAGATGCGTTATTGGATGATCCTTTAAATGAAAGGATTTTATTTAATGAAGCAGATGCCTTGTATAAAATGGAAAAATATGACGAAGCTTTGGAAGGTTTTCAGAAAATTCTTGGAAGTAAAGATTTGAACCTGGCATCTCAGGCACATTTTAATATTGGAAACGTACACTTTAAGCAAGAGAAATTAACAGAAAGTATCTATGCCTATAAAAAAGCGTTGGAGTTAAACTCTTCGGATTATGATGCGAAATATAACCTGGAACTGGCTCGGGCAAAACTGAAAGAACAATCTGAGAAACAAGAACAAAAAAACGATGAAAAACAGGAAAATATTGAACCGAGTGATTACGCAAAAAAAATAAAAGAGCAAGCAGAGGCTCTGGCTTCTCAAGGGTTGTTTAAGCAAGCCCTGAGTTTAATGAACCGGGAATTAAAAAATGATCCGACCATTGCGGCGTTTAAGAAGTTTTCAGAACGGTTGCAAAATGTTGTAGATATTGATGAGGGTGTTTAG
- a CDS encoding tetratricopeptide repeat protein yields the protein MYKKLFTLFILISLNLAFANQVQEQFDTANKLYQEKQFEDAIETYEKIILAGFESGDLYFNLGNAYYKTGNIARSRLNYERALLWMEGDDDLAQNLELLKLRLVDQIEPTPKIFISAWWEKLLKLFNMDLLGYFVLGLLWLTLVLASLLLHYRKRGLNRFKTVFVLSLILWILIGTIWISKIYQFETENYGIILKSTVTIHSEPAEDATELFVIHEGTKVQIEGKTDSWFEIRLEDGKTGWLMFDAVEII from the coding sequence ATGTACAAAAAACTATTTACACTTTTCATTCTAATATCGCTAAATCTCGCTTTTGCTAACCAGGTTCAAGAGCAATTTGATACCGCAAATAAATTGTATCAGGAAAAGCAGTTTGAGGACGCTATTGAGACTTATGAAAAAATAATCTTAGCAGGATTTGAGAGTGGCGATTTATACTTTAACCTGGGCAATGCATATTATAAAACAGGAAATATTGCCAGGTCTCGATTAAACTATGAACGCGCTCTACTTTGGATGGAAGGCGATGATGATTTAGCTCAAAACCTTGAATTGTTAAAACTTCGGCTCGTTGATCAGATTGAGCCGACTCCAAAAATATTTATTTCAGCCTGGTGGGAAAAGTTACTTAAACTGTTTAATATGGATCTGCTTGGTTATTTTGTTTTAGGTCTGCTTTGGCTCACTTTAGTATTGGCCTCATTGCTTTTGCATTATAGAAAACGGGGATTAAATAGATTTAAAACTGTTTTTGTACTTTCATTGATTCTTTGGATTTTGATTGGAACAATCTGGATCTCCAAAATTTACCAGTTTGAAACAGAGAACTATGGCATTATATTAAAAAGTACTGTCACAATTCATTCAGAGCCAGCTGAAGACGCAACCGAACTCTTTGTAATCCATGAAGGCACAAAAGTGCAAATAGAAGGCAAAACTGATTCTTGGTTTGAAATTCGTCTTGAAGACGGAAAAACAGGATGGCTTATGTTTGATGCTGTTGAAATCATTTAA
- a CDS encoding SPOR domain-containing protein: MKTLTTLIVFTLLIACSSTQKTVVQDTENSGSGYDESFDPNTLNDDDIVIAKLENVVPESKTKDIENSLDEGEIKFREGNGFRVQLVATKNIEAATLTESEAKDIFNSKYTVYLIFDAPLYKVRVGDAANRNAAEEIREMAKNYGYREAFIVPSKVNIPVKNSF; this comes from the coding sequence ATGAAAACTTTGACAACTCTTATTGTATTTACACTTTTAATTGCCTGCTCATCAACTCAAAAAACGGTTGTACAAGATACTGAAAATAGCGGATCTGGTTATGATGAGTCTTTTGACCCGAACACTTTAAATGATGATGATATTGTAATCGCAAAACTTGAAAACGTGGTACCGGAATCTAAAACTAAGGATATTGAAAATTCTCTGGATGAAGGGGAAATTAAATTCCGAGAAGGAAATGGTTTTCGCGTACAATTAGTTGCAACCAAAAATATCGAAGCTGCTACATTAACTGAATCTGAAGCAAAGGATATTTTTAATTCAAAATACACGGTTTATTTAATTTTTGATGCACCTCTTTATAAAGTCCGTGTAGGTGACGCTGCAAATCGCAATGCTGCTGAAGAAATCCGGGAAATGGCTAAGAATTATGGATACCGTGAGGCGTTTATTGTGCCAAGCAAAGTAAATATACCTGTCAAGAATTCCTTTTAA
- a CDS encoding four helix bundle protein, with protein MKSYKELEIYKMAYDLAFDVHSMTMGLPKYELYEQGSQVRRSSKSIKDNIAEGYGRRRYKAEFIRFLIFAHSSCDESISQLNMINDIHFKKKSLNELISKYEVLSKKIYKFVEYVEGNWK; from the coding sequence ATGAAGAGCTACAAGGAGTTAGAGATTTACAAAATGGCTTATGATCTTGCATTTGATGTGCATAGCATGACCATGGGTTTACCTAAATATGAATTATATGAACAAGGAAGTCAGGTTAGAAGGTCTTCAAAAAGTATTAAAGATAATATTGCTGAAGGTTATGGAAGACGAAGATATAAAGCTGAATTTATTAGATTTTTAATTTTTGCACATTCTTCATGTGATGAGAGTATTTCTCAATTAAATATGATTAATGATATTCATTTTAAAAAAAAATCGTTGAATGAACTCATATCTAAATATGAAGTTTTAAGTAAAAAGATTTATAAATTTGTTGAATATGTTGAGGGGAACTGGAAGTGA
- a CDS encoding protein BatD, translating to MIKNFKFQKSNFKIGAIPVILISLILVFPELCLAQDVNIKAFVSKNKINSEERFEYSVEVSGKSTSLPDIKFAELKDFFVLSGPNQSTNIQFVNGAMTSSKTLSFVLKPRKVGQLVIGKATLEFKGTTYETKPITINVTKANPAAQKQQTQRNNQNNNQISSDNIFLRSHISKKKAFIGEQIVVEYKLYFKVNVRTYELESIPSNVGFWTEDFDLPQRPQIESEVINGVNYQVATLKKVAAFATRVGDLELDPLIVNVEAVVASRRNRRSLFDSFFEPSGRSVRKQLSSKKIKLKISALPEKNKPSDFAGAVGGFNFNVKADKISAEVNEAVTLKIDLSGAGNIKLTELPVPEIPPDIEKYDPKLSSNISKKGGIISGTKNAEYLLIPRVPGTFKIKPISFSYFDPVKKKYFTKTSGPLVLNVSGEANPTASSPMAGFSRKEVTMIGRDIRFIKESTVFQKISDRGYFSGTLIGGFILSVFLFAGFLFYDDHRAKIDGNIALKRNRYAGKLAAKFLSEAHKNIQMDDANLFYKSVSAALSKFVQDKLNIELTDFNVKNVETALKKRQITDDIIKDYTDLVSECDFMQFASNSGSQEEKQNILEKAKVVITKMEKYI from the coding sequence ATGATAAAAAATTTCAAATTTCAAAAATCAAATTTCAAAATTGGGGCAATCCCGGTTATACTAATTTCCTTAATTTTGGTATTCCCTGAATTATGTCTGGCACAGGACGTAAACATAAAAGCTTTTGTATCAAAGAATAAAATTAACAGTGAAGAGCGATTTGAATACTCTGTAGAAGTTAGTGGTAAATCAACCAGCTTGCCTGATATAAAGTTTGCTGAGTTGAAAGATTTCTTTGTGCTGTCCGGTCCAAATCAATCAACAAATATTCAATTTGTGAATGGGGCAATGACCTCATCAAAAACTCTTTCTTTTGTTCTCAAACCGCGTAAAGTGGGGCAGCTTGTTATTGGCAAAGCAACACTGGAATTTAAAGGTACTACCTACGAAACAAAGCCAATAACGATCAATGTTACAAAAGCTAATCCGGCAGCTCAAAAACAACAAACCCAACGGAACAATCAAAATAATAATCAAATTTCTTCTGATAATATTTTTTTAAGAAGCCATATTTCTAAAAAGAAAGCATTTATTGGTGAACAAATTGTTGTTGAATATAAACTCTATTTTAAAGTAAATGTGCGGACTTATGAATTGGAAAGTATTCCATCAAATGTTGGCTTTTGGACCGAGGATTTTGATTTACCGCAACGGCCGCAAATAGAAAGTGAAGTTATAAACGGTGTTAATTATCAGGTTGCAACTCTAAAAAAGGTAGCTGCATTCGCAACCCGTGTTGGTGATCTTGAATTGGACCCTTTGATTGTTAATGTTGAAGCTGTTGTTGCCTCACGCAGAAACAGGCGGAGTTTATTTGATAGCTTTTTTGAACCAAGTGGGCGGTCGGTTAGAAAACAACTAAGTAGTAAGAAAATAAAACTAAAAATATCAGCATTGCCCGAAAAGAATAAACCGTCTGATTTTGCCGGGGCGGTCGGTGGCTTCAATTTCAATGTAAAAGCAGATAAAATTAGTGCTGAGGTTAATGAAGCAGTAACTCTAAAGATCGATTTATCAGGCGCGGGTAATATTAAATTGACCGAACTTCCAGTACCGGAAATCCCACCGGATATTGAAAAGTATGATCCAAAATTAAGTTCAAATATCTCAAAAAAGGGCGGAATAATAAGCGGTACTAAAAACGCTGAATATCTGCTCATTCCACGTGTGCCTGGAACTTTTAAAATTAAACCAATTTCTTTTAGTTACTTCGATCCCGTTAAGAAAAAATATTTTACAAAAACAAGCGGACCACTCGTGCTAAATGTATCGGGAGAAGCCAACCCAACTGCTTCATCGCCAATGGCGGGGTTTAGTAGAAAAGAAGTTACAATGATTGGCCGGGATATCCGCTTTATTAAAGAGAGCACTGTGTTTCAAAAAATATCTGATCGTGGATATTTTTCCGGTACATTGATCGGTGGTTTCATCCTTAGTGTATTTCTTTTTGCAGGTTTTCTTTTTTATGATGATCATCGCGCTAAAATTGATGGAAATATTGCGCTGAAACGTAACAGATATGCTGGAAAATTAGCAGCTAAATTTTTGTCGGAAGCTCATAAAAATATACAAATGGATGATGCTAACCTGTTCTATAAATCAGTCAGTGCCGCACTATCAAAATTTGTACAAGATAAATTAAATATTGAGCTTACTGATTTTAATGTTAAAAATGTTGAAACTGCTTTAAAAAAACGGCAAATAACGGATGACATTATTAAGGATTATACTGATTTAGTTAGTGAATGTGACTTTATGCAATTTGCCTCTAATTCCGGATCACAGGAAGAGAAACAGAATATTCTTGAAAAGGCGAAAGTGGTAATCACAAAAATGGAAAAATATATTTAA
- a CDS encoding heavy metal-binding domain-containing protein gives MIMRFFIVVIVAAMLVNCSSVAKFRTDDNPDLNLQQTSAKDIKVYSTSDIGREYVIIGQVVASADAGSNSEKSVVHLKKVAAKLGADAIIDLRLEISQGYWQNAIRAEGTAVKFK, from the coding sequence ATGATAATGCGATTTTTTATTGTGGTTATAGTGGCAGCAATGCTCGTTAACTGCTCAAGTGTTGCAAAATTTAGAACCGATGATAATCCGGATTTAAACTTGCAACAAACATCTGCAAAAGATATCAAGGTATATTCTACTTCAGATATCGGGCGAGAATATGTAATTATTGGACAAGTTGTTGCCAGTGCAGATGCCGGATCAAATTCTGAGAAATCTGTTGTTCATCTTAAGAAAGTTGCAGCAAAACTTGGAGCTGATGCAATTATTGATTTAAGATTAGAAATAAGTCAGGGTTATTGGCAAAATGCCATCAGAGCTGAAGGGACTGCGGTTAAATTTAAATAA
- a CDS encoding DUF58 domain-containing protein produces MTVLIISLISFAVVAVAVAIFFFLKSPAPNALGQEQLSPEAKTREILKKVKQIEVSTRSVVNEVFSGEYHSVFKGRGMEFAEVREYQPGDDVRTIDWNVSARSGHPFVKVFEEERELTVMLLVDVSSSGNFGTAEQFKREIAAELSAVLAFSAIKNNDKVGLMIFSDKIEKFIPPRKGKKHVLRVIREILFYKPQDSSTDLNVALEYLSRIIKRKSTVFLISDFLTENFEKSLHVANRKHDIIAISITDPREVTLPNVGLIELQDAETGESVTVDAGDANIRNAFYQTASHQRQELTGLFRSIGVDHIDVLTDRSYIEPITRFFKMRERRLSA; encoded by the coding sequence ATGACAGTTTTAATAATCAGCCTAATTTCATTTGCAGTAGTTGCAGTTGCTGTGGCCATTTTCTTTTTTTTGAAATCTCCGGCACCAAATGCATTGGGGCAAGAACAACTATCTCCTGAAGCAAAAACAAGGGAAATCCTAAAAAAAGTAAAACAGATTGAGGTTTCAACAAGAAGTGTTGTAAATGAAGTTTTCTCCGGAGAGTATCATTCTGTTTTTAAAGGCCGCGGGATGGAATTTGCCGAAGTTCGTGAATATCAGCCTGGCGATGATGTGCGCACAATAGATTGGAATGTTTCTGCAAGGAGCGGACATCCATTTGTAAAAGTTTTTGAAGAGGAACGCGAACTCACCGTAATGCTGTTGGTTGATGTTAGCTCAAGTGGGAATTTTGGCACGGCTGAGCAATTCAAGCGCGAGATTGCTGCTGAACTTTCTGCAGTGTTGGCTTTTTCTGCCATAAAAAATAATGATAAAGTCGGGCTAATGATTTTTTCTGATAAGATTGAAAAATTTATTCCGCCACGTAAAGGTAAAAAGCACGTTCTGCGCGTCATCCGTGAAATACTTTTTTATAAACCGCAGGATTCCAGTACGGATTTGAATGTTGCCCTGGAGTATTTAAGCCGCATAATAAAACGCAAAAGTACAGTTTTTCTGATATCCGATTTTCTTACTGAAAACTTTGAAAAATCTCTGCATGTAGCCAATCGTAAGCATGATATAATTGCCATTAGTATTACAGATCCGCGTGAAGTAACTTTGCCAAATGTCGGGCTGATCGAATTACAGGATGCTGAAACAGGTGAAAGTGTCACGGTTGATGCTGGCGATGCAAATATCCGTAACGCCTTTTACCAAACTGCTTCGCATCAGCGTCAGGAATTGACCGGATTATTTCGTTCAATCGGTGTGGATCATATAGATGTACTAACGGATCGTTCGTATATAGAGCCGATAACACGCTTTTTCAAAATGCGGGAACGAAGGCTCTCTGCATGA
- a CDS encoding VWA domain-containing protein codes for MEVLRFANPSYLYGLWAVFLITAFYIYVFRSREKLLKKFGHIEILQKMMPGYKNSRRIWKAALIHLAFISLVLAISGPQIGTAMEDVKREGIDIIVALDVSLSMQAEDIAPNRLEKAKYEVNKLIDILEGDRIGLVAFAGMAHVQAPLTLDYSAARLFLRLMETNLIPQPGTAIGDAIRTAQKAFNQKERKHKVLILITDGEDHESDPLKAAEEAAQEGIIIYTIGLGSPQGVPIPLINKYGNKEGFKKDRKGNVVTTKLDATTLQQIAYATEGKYYISTSGEAELDEIYKEVSQMEKKELTSRQFSQYENRFQIFVALAILFLLIETFLPVTVKIERP; via the coding sequence ATGGAAGTTCTAAGATTTGCAAACCCGTCTTACTTGTATGGCTTATGGGCAGTTTTTCTCATAACAGCTTTCTATATTTATGTTTTTCGTAGCCGTGAAAAATTGCTTAAAAAATTTGGGCATATTGAAATTTTACAAAAAATGATGCCCGGTTATAAAAACAGCCGTCGCATTTGGAAAGCAGCTTTAATTCACCTGGCTTTTATTAGCCTGGTATTGGCTATTTCCGGCCCGCAAATTGGCACTGCAATGGAGGATGTGAAACGGGAAGGGATTGATATAATTGTCGCCCTTGACGTATCTCTGAGCATGCAGGCTGAGGATATCGCTCCCAACAGACTGGAAAAAGCAAAGTATGAAGTTAATAAGCTGATTGACATTTTGGAAGGTGATCGTATCGGTCTTGTGGCATTTGCGGGTATGGCCCATGTTCAGGCACCTTTAACATTGGATTATTCTGCGGCACGTTTATTTTTGCGGTTGATGGAAACTAATCTTATTCCGCAACCCGGAACAGCCATTGGTGATGCAATTCGCACAGCACAAAAAGCATTCAATCAAAAAGAGAGAAAGCACAAAGTTCTTATTTTAATTACAGATGGTGAAGATCATGAAAGCGATCCTTTAAAAGCTGCAGAAGAGGCAGCACAGGAAGGAATAATAATTTATACAATAGGTTTAGGATCGCCACAAGGTGTACCAATTCCGCTGATTAATAAATATGGCAATAAAGAAGGGTTTAAAAAGGACCGCAAAGGTAATGTTGTAACAACCAAACTGGATGCCACAACCCTTCAACAAATTGCTTATGCTACTGAGGGGAAATATTATATTTCGACATCCGGTGAAGCTGAGCTTGATGAAATCTATAAAGAAGTTAGCCAGATGGAAAAAAAGGAGCTGACCTCAAGGCAATTTTCACAATATGAAAACCGCTTTCAAATATTTGTTGCTTTAGCAATACTGTTTTTGTTGATTGAAACTTTTTTACCAGTTACCGTAAAAATTGAACGACCTTAA
- a CDS encoding VWA domain-containing protein — MFEFRDPEYLILFILLPGIVFWYFKGRRRKNAQLKYSDVNLVKRLGKTIKQRLTPLILLLRLVAFSALVLALARPQSSSKEEEIVTEGVDIVLAMDVSTSMLAEDFKPNNRLQAAKSVAREFIKSRSNDRLGMVVFAGESFTQCPLTLDYGVLLTLLEDIKIADKNWDGTAIGMGIVNAVNRLRDSKTKSKIIILLTDGVNNRGQVAPLTAAQIAKAFDIKIYTIGAGKHGTAMYPVDDPYFGKKYVPMQVDIDEEVLTNIADLTGAKYFRATDTKKLKEVYDEISELEKTQIEVLEFTRYEELFVYFLAIALFSFLVEIVLANTYFRRIP; from the coding sequence ATGTTTGAATTTCGAGATCCGGAATATTTAATTCTTTTTATTTTATTACCAGGGATTGTATTCTGGTATTTTAAAGGTCGAAGGCGTAAAAATGCCCAACTTAAATACTCGGATGTTAATCTTGTAAAGCGTCTTGGGAAAACAATTAAACAACGCTTAACGCCACTTATTTTGCTTTTACGTTTGGTGGCTTTCTCTGCATTGGTGTTGGCTTTGGCGCGACCACAAAGCAGCAGTAAAGAGGAAGAAATAGTTACTGAAGGTGTGGATATTGTGTTGGCAATGGATGTATCCACAAGTATGCTTGCTGAAGATTTTAAGCCTAATAATCGTTTGCAGGCTGCAAAAAGTGTAGCACGGGAATTTATAAAAAGCCGTAGCAACGATCGCCTGGGAATGGTTGTTTTTGCGGGTGAGAGTTTTACTCAGTGCCCGCTAACTTTGGATTATGGAGTTCTGTTAACATTGCTGGAAGACATCAAAATTGCTGATAAAAATTGGGATGGAACGGCCATTGGCATGGGGATTGTAAATGCGGTTAACAGGTTGCGCGATAGTAAAACCAAAAGCAAAATTATCATTCTGTTAACAGATGGTGTTAATAATCGCGGCCAGGTAGCACCATTAACAGCTGCCCAAATTGCTAAAGCTTTTGATATAAAAATTTATACTATCGGGGCGGGGAAACACGGCACAGCAATGTATCCGGTTGATGATCCATACTTTGGAAAAAAATATGTCCCAATGCAGGTTGATATTGATGAAGAAGTTTTAACAAATATTGCTGATTTGACTGGAGCTAAATATTTCCGGGCAACAGATACAAAAAAGTTAAAAGAAGTTTATGATGAAATAAGTGAATTGGAAAAGACCCAAATTGAAGTTTTAGAATTTACCCGCTATGAGGAGCTTTTTGTTTATTTTCTTGCGATAGCACTTTTTTCATTTCTGGTGGAGATTGTCCTGGCCAACACTTATTTCAGGAGAATACCCTAA